A window of Desulfotignum phosphitoxidans DSM 13687 genomic DNA:
AGGCCCCGAACCGCTCGATGCTGACCACGGCCCCGTTTTGCCCCACATATTTTTCCCATCCCATGCCGATACCGGCCTCCACGGCCAGGCGGCAGGTCACTTCCGAAGGCAGGATACGTGCCCGATAGGGGGCCGGGGCTTTTTCAAACCATTCCCAGGACGGCATGGACACCACCGATGTCTGGATATGGTGTTCCTTTTCCAGTATTTCTGCCGCTTTCAGGCTGATATGGACTTCCGAGCCCGTGGCGATGAGGATCAGATCCGCGTCCTTTCCCCGGTTTTGAATGGCATAGGCCCCGTATTGAAATTCTCCGTCCCGTTTCGACATATCCAGGACCGGCAGTTTCTGACGGCTCAAAATCAGGGCAGTCGGCCCGTTTGAGGTGGTTAACGCCTGTTTCCAGGCCTGGGCCGTTTCATTGGCATCGGCCGGACGTACCACATGGAGCCCGGGGATGGCCCGCAGGGCCGCCAGATGTTCCACGGGCTGATGGGTGGGGCCGTCTTCCCCTACTGCCACGCTGTCATGGGTGAACACATAGATCAAAGGCAGATTCATCAGCGATGCCAGCCGGATGGCCGGGCGCATGTAATCCGCAAACACCAGAAAGGTGCCCCCATAGGGACGGACCCCGGAATGCAGGTACATGCCGGCCAGAACTGCGCCCATGGCATGTTCCCGGACCCCGAACCGGATGTTGCGGCCATTTCGGTCATTTTTTTGAAACTCGCCGGAACAGGTGAGATAGGTCTTGTTGGACGGGGCCAGGTCCGCAGACCCGCCCATGAGGGACGGAAGGTTCGGGGCAATGGCATTGAGCACCTTGCCTGAAGCGGCCCGGGTGGCTACCGGGGCATCGGATGTGGAAAACTCCGGAATATCTTTGTCCCAGTCCTTGGTCAGAAATCCGCTCACGGCATCCACAAACAGGGCCGCATCTTCGGGATAGGCTTTTTTATAGGCTGAGAAAACATCCTGCCACCCGTTCTCCAGGTTTTCACCGGATGCCATTGCGTTGCGGGTATGATTCAGTACGGCTTCAGGCACATGAAAAGTCAGATCCTCGGGCAGTCCATAGAATTTTTTCACCACCCGGATCTCTTCGTCCCCCAGGGGGGCCCCATGGGCATCGGCCGTATCCTGCTTGTTGGGGCTGCCATAGGCGATATGGGTTCTGATCTTGATCAGGGACGGGCGGTCTGTTTCTTCTTTGCCCGCCTGAATGGCGGCCTGAATGGCAGTCAGGTCATTGCCGTTTGCCAATTCCGTCACATGCCAGTTCATGGCCGTGAATTTGTCTGCCACGTTTTCCGTGAACGCGATATCCGTGGCCCCTTCAATGGTGATCTGGTTGTCATCATAGATCAGGATCAGTTTTCCCAGACCCAGATGTCCGGCCAGAGACACGGCTTCCATGGCCACCCCTTCCATGAGGTCCCCGTCCCCGCACATGCAGAAGGTATGATGATCAATGAGTGCGTGGTCATCCTTGTTGAACCGGGCAGCCAGGTGGGATTCGGCAATGGCCATGCCCACGGCGTTGGCAATGCCCTGGCCCAAAGGCCCTGTGGTGGTCTCCACGCCCGGGGTTTCTCCGTATTCCGGATGTCCCGGTGTCCGGGAGCCCCATTGTCTGAAATTTTTCAGATCATCCAAATCCAGTCCATACCCGAACAGATACAGCAGGCTGTAAAGCAAAGAAGAGGCATGGCCCCCGGACAGCACAAACCGGTCCCGGTCGATCCATGCCGGGTTTTGGGGATGATGCTTTAAAAATTTTTTAAACAGCACATAAGCGGCCGGTGCCAGGCCCATGGGTGCGCCGGGATGGCCGGAATTGGCTTTTTGCACGGCATCCATGCAAAGGGCTCGAATGGTATTAATCGTGAGTTGATCCAAATTTTCTGTGGCATCGACCATGATCTATTTCTCCTGATAAAAGTGAGCTGAGTGTTATAACGCTCTCATAAATTCGGGTTTAAGTTTAATTTTTCCGCTCAACGCCTGAGCGATCTGATCCAGGGTTTTTTCCTTGTCCCGGGGTAGCCGGGCCCGGACGGGCAGATAATTGGAGGCATGGTTGGCATGGAACAGCCCGTCCGACAGATGGGTGGACGCGATCATCTGGCCCAGTTCCGCCAGCATCTCTTCCGGGGAAGGCAGCTGAAACCGGCCGGCCTGGTAATCATCATGCAGTTCCGTGCCCGGAATCAGCATCAGGCTCAATGCCCCCACATAGTCGGGATCGATTTCCGACAGAACCCGGCCCGTCTCTTTGGCATGAATCAACGACCGCTCTTTTCCGGCCAGCCCCACCAGCACGGTGACAGACAGTTGGATCCCCGCCTGTTTCACCCGTTTCCCCATGCGGATCATCTTGTCTGCGGTGGCACCTTTGCAGATATCGGCCAGCACTTGGTCATCGCCGGATTCCAGGCCCATATAGGCGATGCCCACGCCCAAGGATTTCAGTTCCGCCAGCTCCTCATCCGTTTTCATGCCGATCCCCTTGGTATTGGCATACACCCCCACCCGCTCCACCCAGGGAAGCCGGTCTTGAATTCGTTCCAGAATGGGCCGCAACCGCCGCATGGGCACGATCATGGCATCCCCGTCACAGATGAACAACCGCGTTTGCCGGGGGAAATGGGCCCGGGCATACTCGATGTCCT
This region includes:
- the tkt gene encoding transketolase, which gives rise to MVDATENLDQLTINTIRALCMDAVQKANSGHPGAPMGLAPAAYVLFKKFLKHHPQNPAWIDRDRFVLSGGHASSLLYSLLYLFGYGLDLDDLKNFRQWGSRTPGHPEYGETPGVETTTGPLGQGIANAVGMAIAESHLAARFNKDDHALIDHHTFCMCGDGDLMEGVAMEAVSLAGHLGLGKLILIYDDNQITIEGATDIAFTENVADKFTAMNWHVTELANGNDLTAIQAAIQAGKEETDRPSLIKIRTHIAYGSPNKQDTADAHGAPLGDEEIRVVKKFYGLPEDLTFHVPEAVLNHTRNAMASGENLENGWQDVFSAYKKAYPEDAALFVDAVSGFLTKDWDKDIPEFSTSDAPVATRAASGKVLNAIAPNLPSLMGGSADLAPSNKTYLTCSGEFQKNDRNGRNIRFGVREHAMGAVLAGMYLHSGVRPYGGTFLVFADYMRPAIRLASLMNLPLIYVFTHDSVAVGEDGPTHQPVEHLAALRAIPGLHVVRPADANETAQAWKQALTTSNGPTALILSRQKLPVLDMSKRDGEFQYGAYAIQNRGKDADLILIATGSEVHISLKAAEILEKEHHIQTSVVSMPSWEWFEKAPAPYRARILPSEVTCRLAVEAGIGMGWEKYVGQNGAVVSIERFGASAPGGEVLEQLGMSVDNVVNQALSLVNG
- a CDS encoding radical SAM protein, whose amino-acid sequence is MHYDGMIIRPPSEADSILLQVTLGCSHNKCTFCGSFRDKRFTIKKDDIIFQDIEYARAHFPRQTRLFICDGDAMIVPMRRLRPILERIQDRLPWVERVGVYANTKGIGMKTDEELAELKSLGVGIAYMGLESGDDQVLADICKGATADKMIRMGKRVKQAGIQLSVTVLVGLAGKERSLIHAKETGRVLSEIDPDYVGALSLMLIPGTELHDDYQAGRFQLPSPEEMLAELGQMIASTHLSDGLFHANHASNYLPVRARLPRDKEKTLDQIAQALSGKIKLKPEFMRAL